From Camarhynchus parvulus chromosome 10, STF_HiC, whole genome shotgun sequence, one genomic window encodes:
- the FBXL22 gene encoding F-box and leucine-rich protein 22, translating to MHITQLNRECLLHLFSFLDKNSRKNLAKTCHKLLEVFQDPLLWSLLNFHSPVELKKDNFLLGPALKHLSICWYSERVKVCNIEDWMKNSFQKDFCKRHENTVSDFLLDVCNRCPNLLSLTLSGCGHVTDHCILQLLKSCPNLKSLKVENCVQITDHTLEAVTLHGASLRTLHVDFCRNVTQAGLERVREKCPSVMLRAERSANMIPDSKPGKKLMLEKGSRKLVQL from the exons atgcaCATAACCCAGCTCAACCGGGAATGCCTTCTAcatctcttctcttttctggaCAAAAACAGTAGGAAAAATCTGGCAAAAACATGTCACAAGTTACTAGAAGTGTTTCAGGATCCTTTACTGTGGTCTTTGTTGAACTTTCATTCTCCAGTGGAACTAAAGAAGGATAATTTTCTCCTGGGACCTGCTTTAAAACACTTATCCATCTGCTGGTATTCAGAGAGAGTCAAGGTGTGTAACATTGAGGACTGGATGAAAAACAGTTTCCAGAAAGACTTCTGTAAGAGGCATGAGAACACTGTCAGTGATTTTTTACTAGACGTTTGCAACAG ATGTCCAAATCTGCTGTCCCTGACCCTCTCTGGATGTGGCCATGTTACAGATCACTGCATTTTGCAGCTTCTCAAGAGCTGCCCAAACCTGAAGAGCCTCAAAGTGGAGAACTGTGTGCAGATCACTGACCACACCCTGGAGGCAGTGACCCTCCACGGAGCATCACTGCGAACGCTCCATGTGGATTTCTGCCGCAATGTAACACAAGCTGGGCTAGAGAGAGTCAGGGAAAAGTGTCCTTCGGTgatgctgagagcagagagaagTGCTAACATGATCCCAGACAGTAAGCCAGGAAAAAAGCTGATGCTTGAAAAAGGATCAAGAAAATTGGTTCAGCTTTAA